The proteins below come from a single Oryzomicrobium terrae genomic window:
- the crcB gene encoding fluoride efflux transporter CrcB, with translation MNNGLSFAAIGGGAALGAWLRWGLGMALNPLLPALPLGTLAANLIGGYLIGLAVAVFHFNSGLPTELKLFVITGFLGGLTTFSTFSAEVVERLLSGQPGLALALGSVHLVGSLTATWLGLATLGATRIWG, from the coding sequence ATGAACAACGGTTTGAGCTTCGCCGCTATCGGCGGCGGTGCGGCCCTGGGGGCCTGGCTGCGCTGGGGGCTGGGCATGGCGCTGAATCCGCTGCTGCCAGCCCTGCCGCTAGGCACCCTGGCCGCCAACCTGATCGGCGGTTACCTGATCGGCCTGGCGGTGGCGGTGTTCCACTTCAACAGCGGCCTGCCCACTGAACTCAAACTGTTCGTCATCACCGGCTTTCTCGGCGGCCTGACCACGTTCTCGACCTTTTCCGCCGAGGTGGTGGAGCGCCTGCTGTCCGGTCAGCCCGGGCTGGCCCTGGCGCTGGGCAGCGTGCATCTGGTGGGGTCGCTCACCGCCACCTGGTTGGGGTTGGCCACCCTGGGGGCGACCCGCATCTGGGGGTGA
- a CDS encoding LysR substrate-binding domain-containing protein, with protein sequence MMPRHLDMDLLRALVATADAASFSLAASRLGRTQSAVSLQIKRLEELVGHPLLVRSQGRLDGPTAEGLLLLDYARRILRLNDEAVGCFSEPELAGSLRVGLAEEIMERDLGVVVDDFHQAYPRVRLALECDLSARLAARVQSGELDVALIKRVGSQPTAEGRPLWREPMVWVTGERGGAADERPLPLALFQESCIFRVVAQAALGQAGIPWRQAFSGHSHTGLRQAVAAGLAVSPLPLSLIGPGLVRVREGLPALPDVEWVVLYAPNGEWPAATRLVEMFEARLWQGRGAQPAAVAAPRREALPA encoded by the coding sequence ATGATGCCTCGTCACCTCGATATGGATCTGCTGCGCGCCCTGGTCGCCACTGCGGACGCCGCCAGTTTTTCCCTGGCCGCCAGCCGCCTGGGGCGAACTCAATCGGCGGTGAGCCTGCAGATCAAGCGTCTCGAAGAATTGGTGGGCCACCCCCTGCTGGTACGTTCCCAGGGCCGCCTCGACGGGCCGACCGCCGAGGGGCTGCTGCTGCTCGACTACGCCCGGCGCATCCTGCGTCTCAACGACGAGGCGGTGGGCTGCTTCAGCGAGCCGGAGCTGGCCGGCAGCCTACGCGTCGGCCTGGCCGAAGAGATCATGGAGCGGGATCTGGGCGTGGTGGTGGATGACTTCCACCAGGCCTACCCCCGGGTCCGCCTGGCCCTGGAATGCGACCTGTCGGCGCGCCTGGCCGCCCGGGTTCAGTCCGGCGAGCTGGACGTGGCTCTGATCAAGCGCGTCGGCAGCCAGCCCACCGCCGAGGGGCGGCCCCTATGGCGTGAGCCCATGGTGTGGGTGACCGGCGAGCGGGGCGGCGCCGCGGACGAACGCCCCCTGCCCCTGGCCCTGTTTCAGGAAAGCTGCATCTTCCGTGTGGTCGCCCAGGCGGCCCTCGGCCAGGCGGGTATTCCCTGGCGCCAGGCTTTTTCCGGCCATAGCCACACCGGCCTGCGCCAGGCCGTGGCCGCCGGGTTGGCAGTATCGCCCCTGCCGCTCAGCTTGATTGGCCCGGGGCTGGTGCGGGTGCGCGAGGGTCTGCCGGCCCTGCCCGACGTCGAATGGGTGGTGCTCTATGCCCCCAACGGTGAGTGGCCGGCGGCCACCCGGCTGGTGGAGATGTTCGAGGCCCGGCTCTGGCAGGGGCGGGGCGCGCAGCCGGCAGCGGTGGCCGCGCCGCGCCGCGAGGCCCTGCCGGCCTGA